GTCGTTCCTGGCCACGGGCGAGATCACCGGCGAGGTCGAGGGGATCGTCGACCTGCAGGAGCGCTTCGAGCAGCAGTTCGGCCCCGGCGACTATGTGCCCAACGTGCCGGTCCTGTACTGGGCGTTCCGGCTGATGATGGGCCTGGGCGGTGCGGCGATCGGCGTCGGCGTGCTCGGGCTGTGGCTCACCCGCCGCGGGCGGCTGCCGCGGGCCGGCTGGATGTACGGCGTCGCGATGCTCGCCCTGCCCGCGGCGCTGGCCGCCAACATCGCGGGCTGGATCCTCACCGAGATCGGGCGCCAGCCGTGGACGGTCGTCGGCCAGCTGCTCACGGCGGCGAGCGTCTCCCCCGGGGTCTCCCTCGGCGAGGTCGCGTTCTCGCTGACCGTCTTCACCCTGCTCTACGGCGCGCTCGCCGTCGTGGAGGCGCGGTTGCTCTGGCGCTACGTGCAGGCCGGGCCCGGGCACGTCACCCCGACCGTCGAACCGGGCGCCCGCGTCCCGGCCTTCACCTACTAGGAGCGGTCATGGATCTCGCGACGGTCTGGTTCCTCGCCATCGCCCTGCTCTGGACCGGCTACCTCGTGCTGGAGGGCTTCGACTTCGGCGTCGGGATGCTGCTGCCCTCCGTCGGGCGCGACGAGCCGGGGCGCCGGACGATGATCAACGCGATCGGCCCGGTGTGGGACGGCAACGAGGTGTGGCTGATCACCGCGATCGGCGCGATGTTCGCCGCGTTCCCCGCCTGGTACGCCGCCGTGCTCAGCGGCTTCTACCTGCCGGTGCTGCTGGTCGTGGTGGCGCTGGTGTTCCGCGGGGTCGCGTTCGAGTACCGCGGCAAGATCGACTCGCCGGCGTGGCGGCGGCGCTGGGACGCGGCGATCGTCGGCGGCAGCCTGGTCCCGGCGTTCGGCTGGGGGCTGGTGTTCGCGAACATGCTGCGCGGCGTCGAGATCGGCGCCGACGGGGTGGTCCGCTCCTCGCTGCCCGACCTCCTGTCCCCCTACGCCCTGCTCGGCGGGCTCGCCACGACCGCGCTGTTCGTCCTGCACGGAGCGCTGTTCCTGGGCCTGAAGACCGACGGGCCGGTGCGGCAGCGGGCGCGGGCGGCGGCGCGGCGGGCCGCGTTCGTCGCGGTGCCCGTGGTCGGCGGGTTCCTGGCGTGGACGGTGCACGACCGGGGCACGGGCGTCGTCGCGGCGGTGGCCGCGGTGGTCCTGCTGCTCGCGGCCGTCGGGTGCGCGGCGCGGCGCCGGGAGGGGTGGGCGTTCGCGGCCACCGCGACCGCGGTCGTCGCGGTGTCGGTGGTGGTCTTCACCGGCCTGCACCCGGAGCTGCTGCCCTCGCTCGTCGACCCCGCGTACGCCCTGACCGTCGCCGACGCGTCGTCGGCGCCGTACACGCTGGGGATCCTCAGCGCGGTCGCCGCGGTGTTCCTGCCCCTGGTGATCGGCTACCAGGCGTGGAGCTACTGGGTGTTCCGCAAGCGGGTGCACGTTGAAGCCGCTTGACCCCCGCCTGGTCCGCAGCGTCGCCGCGGTGCGGGTGCACCTGGCCGTCGTCGTCGTACTCGGCGTCGCGACGACGGGGGTGATCCTGGCGCAGGCCTGGCTGCTGGCGCGCACGATCGCCACCGCGGAGCTCGCCGTCTCGGTGGCAGCGCTGGCCGCGTTCGCGCCGGCCCGGGCCGCGCTCGCGTACGGCGGGGAGACCCTCGCGCTGCGCAGCGCGGCGACGGTGAAGTCGGCGCTGCGGCGGCGGCTGGTCCGGCACGTCGTCGACGACCCGCAGGGCGCGGGCGAGGTCGTCACGCTGGCGACCCGCGGCCTCGACGCCCTCGACGACTACGTCGCCCGGTTCCTGCCCCAGCTCGTGCTCGCGGTGCTCGTGCCCGCGGCGGTGCTGGTGGTCGTCGCGCGGGCCGACTGGATCTCCGCGCTGGTCATCGGCCTGACGCTGCCCCTGATCCCGCTGTTCATGGCGCTCGTCGGCTGGCACACCCGGGCCCGGACGCAGCGTCAGTGGCGGCTGCTCGAACGCCTCGCCGGGCACTTCCTCGACGTCGTCGAGGGGCTGCCGACGCTGGCGCTGTTCCGCCGCTCGAGGGCCGCGGCCACGCAGATCCGCGCGGCCACCGACGCCCACCGCGACGCGACGCTGGGCACGCTGCGGATCGCGTTCCTCTCGGCGTTCGTGCTGGAGCTGCTGGCGACGCTGGCGGTGGCGCTGGTGGCCGTCGAGGTCGGGCTGCGGCTGCTCTACGGCCACCTGGACCTGGAGACCGCGCTGCTCGTGCTGATCCTCGCGCCGGAGGCGTACCTGCCGCTGCGCGAGGTGGGGGCGCGGTTCCACGCGTCGACCGAGGGGGTGGCGGCCGCGGAGCGGGTGTTCGAGGTGCTGGAGCGGCCGGTGCCCCCGGTGGTCGCGGGAGGCCCGGTCGCCGCACCGTCGGTCGTCCGGTTCGAGGGCGTCTCGCTGTCCTTCGGCGAGGTCCCCGTCCTGCGCGGGCTCGACCTCGCGCTCGCCGCCGGCACCACGACGCTCGTCACCGGGCGCAGCGGGGCGGGCAAGTCGACGCTGCTCGCGCTGCTGCTGCGGTTCGCGACGCCCGACTCGGGGCGCCTCACCGTCGACGGGCGCGACCTCGCCGCGGTGTCCACCGAGCAGTGGCGGCGGCTGATCGCCTGGGTGCCCCAGCGGCCGCACCTGTTCGACGCCTCGCTCGCCGACAACATCCGCCTCGGCTCCCCCGGCGCCTCGCTCGCCGACGTCGCGGACGCCGCCGGGCGGGCCGGGCTCGCCGACGTGGTCGCCGCCCTGCCCGCGGGCTACGACACGCACCTCGGCGAGCGCGGCACGCGGCTGTCGTCCGGGCAGCGGCAGCGGGTGGCGCTCGCGCGCGCGTTCCTGCGCCGGGCCCCGATCGTCCTGCTCGACGAACCGACCGCGCACCTGGACGCGGCGATGGCGGCGGTCGTCCGGGCGTCGGTCGCGGATCTGGTGCGCGGCGCGACGGCGGTGATCGTCGCCCACGACGACGGCTGGTCCGACCTGGCCGACGCGGTCGTGCACCTCGACACCGCTGCGCCCGACCCCGGCGACCCCACCGCACCCGGTGCCTCCGACGCCTGGACCGGCCCCGCGGTCCCCCGCGGCCCGGCCCCCGGCACCCGCTCGCCGGAACCGGTCCGATGACCGCCCCGAGACGGGGCTCCCGGTGGCCCGGACCGCACCCGGCCGCGGCTCGGGACGATCACCCCGAGGGTGCTCGCTCCGGGGGGCTCCCGGGCGGGCCGACCGCGTCGGGGCGGGACCCCCTGCTGCGGATGATCGTCCTCGCCCGGCCGCGCGGGGCCCGGTTCGCGCTCGGCGTCCTGGCCGGGGCCGTCGCCACCGCGTCCGCGGTCGCCCTGCTCGCCACCGCCGCCTGGCTGATCAGCACGGCCGCCGCGCAGCCGCCGATCACCGCGCTGAGCGTCGCCGTCGTCGCGACGCGGGCGCTCGGCGTCACCCGCGGGACGGCCCGGTACCTCGAACGCCTCATCACCCACGACGCCGCGCTGCGCACCCTGTCCGACGTGCGGGTCCGCGTCTACGAGCGGCTCGCGCGCACCGAGCCGGTGCGCCGGTTCCGCTCCGGCGACCTGGTGACGCGGCTGGTCGGCGACACCGACGCCACCCAAGACCTGCTGATCCGCGGGCTCACCCCGCCCGCGGCCGCGCTCGTCACCGGGGCCGGGGTCGTCGGGCTGTCGACGGCGGTGCTCGTGCCCGGCGGCGCGCTGCTCGCCGCGGGGCTGCTCCTCGGCGGGGTCGCGGTGCCGCTGCTGGCCGCCGCGGCCGGTCGCGGTCCGGGTCGCCGGGCCGCCGCGGCCAGGGCGGAGCTGTCGACCGCGCTCGTCGACGCCCTGCACGGCGCCCCCGACCTGCACGCCCACGGCGCGATGCCCGCCGCCGTGGCCCGGGTGGAGGCGGCCGACGCCGCGCTCACCCGGACCGCCCGCCGCGACGCGACGCTGCTCGGCCTCGGGGCGGGGGCGTCCGCGCTGGTCGCGGGCCTGACGGTGTGGGGAACGCTGCTGCTCGGCGTCGCCGCCGTCGACGACCTCGGCACCGTCGGCCTCGCGGTGCTGGTGCTCACCGCGCTCGCCGCGTTCGAGATCGTCGCCCCGCTCCCGGCGGTCGCCGCGCGCCTGGGCGGCCTGCGGGCCGCGGGCGCCCGCCTGTTCGACGTCCTCGACGCCCCGCCCGCGGTGACCCGGCGGCCCGCCGCGCCCGTGCGCGACGAGCCGGGCCTGCGGATCCGCGACCTGCGCGTCCGCTACGGGCCGGACGAGCCGTGGGTCCTCGACGGTCTCGACCTCGACCTGCCGCCGGGTCGCCGGATCGCCGTCGTCGGGCCGAGCGGGGTGGGCAAGTCGACGCTGGCGGCGGTGCTGTTCCGGTTCCGCGACCCCGACGCCGGCACCGTGCACCTCGACGGCGTCGACGTCACCACGCAGGACCCCGACGACGTCCGCCGCGTGATCGGCGGCGTCCCCGCCGACCCCCACGTGTTCGACGCGACGGTGCGCGCCAACCTGCTCCTCGCCCGCCCCGGCGCCACCGACGCGGAGCTGTCGGCGGTGCTCGACCGCGTCCGGCTGACCGCGCCGCTGGCCCCCGCGGGCGGGCTCGACGCCGAGACCGGCCCGCACGGCGACCGGCTCTCCGGCGGCATGCGCACCCGGCTCGCGCTGGCCAGGGCCCTGCTCGCCGACCCGCGCGTCCTCGTCCTCGACGAGCCGACCGCCCACCTCGACCCCGAGACCCGCGACG
This sequence is a window from Pseudonocardia petroleophila. Protein-coding genes within it:
- the cydD gene encoding thiol reductant ABC exporter subunit CydD, encoding MKPLDPRLVRSVAAVRVHLAVVVVLGVATTGVILAQAWLLARTIATAELAVSVAALAAFAPARAALAYGGETLALRSAATVKSALRRRLVRHVVDDPQGAGEVVTLATRGLDALDDYVARFLPQLVLAVLVPAAVLVVVARADWISALVIGLTLPLIPLFMALVGWHTRARTQRQWRLLERLAGHFLDVVEGLPTLALFRRSRAAATQIRAATDAHRDATLGTLRIAFLSAFVLELLATLAVALVAVEVGLRLLYGHLDLETALLVLILAPEAYLPLREVGARFHASTEGVAAAERVFEVLERPVPPVVAGGPVAAPSVVRFEGVSLSFGEVPVLRGLDLALAAGTTTLVTGRSGAGKSTLLALLLRFATPDSGRLTVDGRDLAAVSTEQWRRLIAWVPQRPHLFDASLADNIRLGSPGASLADVADAAGRAGLADVVAALPAGYDTHLGERGTRLSSGQRQRVALARAFLRRAPIVLLDEPTAHLDAAMAAVVRASVADLVRGATAVIVAHDDGWSDLADAVVHLDTAAPDPGDPTAPGASDAWTGPAVPRGPAPGTRSPEPVR
- the cydB gene encoding cytochrome d ubiquinol oxidase subunit II, with product MDLATVWFLAIALLWTGYLVLEGFDFGVGMLLPSVGRDEPGRRTMINAIGPVWDGNEVWLITAIGAMFAAFPAWYAAVLSGFYLPVLLVVVALVFRGVAFEYRGKIDSPAWRRRWDAAIVGGSLVPAFGWGLVFANMLRGVEIGADGVVRSSLPDLLSPYALLGGLATTALFVLHGALFLGLKTDGPVRQRARAAARRAAFVAVPVVGGFLAWTVHDRGTGVVAAVAAVVLLLAAVGCAARRREGWAFAATATAVVAVSVVVFTGLHPELLPSLVDPAYALTVADASSAPYTLGILSAVAAVFLPLVIGYQAWSYWVFRKRVHVEAA
- the cydC gene encoding thiol reductant ABC exporter subunit CydC, coding for MIVLARPRGARFALGVLAGAVATASAVALLATAAWLISTAAAQPPITALSVAVVATRALGVTRGTARYLERLITHDAALRTLSDVRVRVYERLARTEPVRRFRSGDLVTRLVGDTDATQDLLIRGLTPPAAALVTGAGVVGLSTAVLVPGGALLAAGLLLGGVAVPLLAAAAGRGPGRRAAAARAELSTALVDALHGAPDLHAHGAMPAAVARVEAADAALTRTARRDATLLGLGAGASALVAGLTVWGTLLLGVAAVDDLGTVGLAVLVLTALAAFEIVAPLPAVAARLGGLRAAGARLFDVLDAPPAVTRRPAAPVRDEPGLRIRDLRVRYGPDEPWVLDGLDLDLPPGRRIAVVGPSGVGKSTLAAVLFRFRDPDAGTVHLDGVDVTTQDPDDVRRVIGGVPADPHVFDATVRANLLLARPGATDAELSAVLDRVRLTAPLAPAGGLDAETGPHGDRLSGGMRTRLALARALLADPRVLVLDEPTAHLDPETRDAVLADVLAATRGRTLVLVTHDPAGLDALDEVVELSSARRTPAAR